Within Wyeomyia smithii strain HCP4-BCI-WySm-NY-G18 chromosome 2, ASM2978416v1, whole genome shotgun sequence, the genomic segment CGCCATTCGCCGCATTCAGAAGCACTAAGCTGCTGTAGTCGTGGGAATCGATCCAATCGATCCGGCAGCTCCTTCAATCGTGACTCGGGTGGTTCTTCGGGTCATTATACCCACCACAGCGAGCCATGTTGTAAGCAGCAACAACAATTACAACAGCAACAACCGAAGGAGGCCATAATGATGGGAGGAGGAGCCGACTACCGGCGGGATAGCGGATCATCGACACAGCATAGTGGAAATTCATACTACGCATACGGAATTCCGCCGCTACGTTATGACTGCATTGAGTGCCGCGCTAAAATTCGCGAGGAAGCCGACTGCCTTTTGAATTTCACAACACCCGAAGTTCCAGAAGCCTTCCAGGATGACTACagcgaaaaacaaaagcaaaaatattacgATGATGCACGTGATCGAAGCGCCGCCGCTGCTCGTAAGTACTACAAGAACCACGGACCAATGTCATCGCTATCACCGGTGTCTCCATTGTCACCACAAGATCAACAGCTGGATCTAAGTCCACCGTTGGGCACGTTCAAACGGCAAAAGTGTCTCCGATTTAAGAATCGAGGCCGTCAATCGGCCATCAGTAACCCCAACTCTCGCTGTGGTGATGGCCGTGGCAGTACCGGTGGTGATGACGATCGTCGACCTATACTACGCTCCAAAAGTGATATCAGCGATCGTTACTGGAACCGACTATCAGAACGGAACGATCGCGAACGAGAGCGGGAACGTGAACGCGAACAGCAGAAACTGCTAGAGAAACAGCGGTCTCGATCAGACAGCCTTACTCAGCTGGAGCATTTCTTCGACCGGCTTGGGTTGAATGATGAAACTTACGAAAGATACATTGCGCCTTCCAAGGGATCCAAGTCCCCAAACAATTATAGAAGTAACTCGGGCAGTGACATACATCGGCTTTCGGCTGAAGATACTGGAGATTCGGACGAATCTAGCGCCGTCTTCTTCTCAGACGTTAGCACAATCGATTCCACGCGACTGCCGGACAGTACTGAAATAAGCAACGAACAGCAACAGGCTACCCCAGGACAGTTGACAGGACCGCTGAACACCTTGACCAATCCAGCTCTCTATAGGCCAAGCGAACCACCATCAATTATCGAGCGTAATGCACGAATCATTAAGTGGCTGTGCAACTGCAAAAAGATGCAACTGGCCTAAGGCTGGCTGAACGGAGCGACCCCGATAGAGGTTGCTTTGTTTTCCTCCCGACTAGGTCGATTTAGAGCGTTTGATCGTAGAAAATAGACAGAAGGAAATGCCGAATTCGTGACTGCAACGATGCAGAAGCGTTTGATAGCGGTTAATTATTATCACCGGCTAAAATATCTAATTGACGCAGGATGATCATTCGTAGCCCATCCTAGACCAAGTGAATTGACTAATAGAGCAAGCTATAAAGTGATCAAATAGAAATCAGAATCAAAAACCATTCGCAAAGAAATATTAATGCTGTGTAGTTTGACACTAGAAGTGCAACGTCGTTTCCGAACGAACGTTGTCAATCATAGTTTAACACTCTAGTGAGCAACAACAAAATTATCCGTAGGCACAGATATGAAACCAAAGAAAGAAGCAACGTCTCATTGTTTTAACTGGTTTTAAAACAATAGAACGAGAAATCCAATACAGGAATTACCGAAGGAGCGAATCACAAATCAAATCAGTATAATAAATAATCAACAAAAAGTATATCAAAACAGTCGACTCAACCGAGCTGTTCTAGCAGTATAGCATGTTTAAAACTGTTATGCCGAGAGCATACGTTCagaaaaaattctaacttcCACCGTAGGGATCCCCCGAATTACGAATGGAAGCTTCAACAAACGAATCGATCGCTTAGTATCGAATTTTTTCCATCACTTTTTCAGTTGTTATATCAACAGCGTTTGATAGTGAAAAAAGTAGTAGATGTTTCGACTAGGAACCGTTTTAGTCGAGAGTAACACTTTAAAGCAACTCATTTATGTCGGTACGAGTAGTAGATTGAGGACCATCTATTCATTTCCGATAGTGAATCGAAACGAAACTATCTCCGTTAGTCACTCCAGAATCCTCAATTTCTGATTCGATGCGTTTGAATTATGACGATCTGATAGAACGTCCTAACTCCTAACCAGCACGCGTCTTCGTGGTGCGTGTTACTTTGTATAAGTTTTGCGCTGAAATAATCTAACAAtactaacaaaaaaaacacaaatcgtcAATTTAATCATTGCTCATCTGAAAtaattgatttacaaaaaactcACCTTATTCTTTATTTGATTTACTGGCTGTTTCTGACGACTTTGGTTCGTGGCGACCAACAGCATAACTATAGCTGACAACCGGACGCACACATCTAGGAGTAATACATCCGATACATGTGACTTTAGAACTATGATCGTAACATGTAGATTCCGTAACTTGAACGGAAGGTATCGgtcctatgccttgtttcgaaGGATTATTTGTCTTATGAGctaacaaaaatatgaaatgaattgataatataataaaatactATTGACAACACCTGAGTGGCTAGGTTAACTAGACTTTTAATATTGCAGCATAATGTATCGATAAAGAGCATCTATATatgaaatcaattaaaaaactattttctaGTCTAATATATGATTAATGAATGAAATACTTAATTGATGCAAGTATATTATACTACTACATGCGAATGAAACGAATTATTCATACTTACTCTAGCGAATAGACAGGAAAATCTAAAAAGCGTTGTTCGAATCGATAGTAAATAACACTTATAAgaattccgaaaaaaaaatattcacaattAACGACAGAATACAAATATCGCCATTCACCCAGCATATAAACAATTACAGAAATAAATTCACCTACACACTCCCACACTTTTCCGTTCCTGAACCCTGCGGAATTCACTCTACAGATACAAACCAAATAAATACTCCAGTTAGCAAACGTGTGAAAACGCATCCAACAAATAACTATTATGCTACGTAGCTGCAAACTATAGCGATTCAATAGTAACTGTAATTCACCCCAAAAATCTGCTACTATTCAAACGTAGagaacacatacacatataaacaTTAAACACAAATCAGTTCCAGTCTAAAATAAAGTAAATCAAaacgtcaaatcaaacagaaaaATTTGCATAATTTAAACCCAATCGCAATAGCGCAACTAAAACGTCAAGATGTAGCAAATAGCAGAATGGTTATGAATAATTAAAGACAGTTACGATAGTCGTGTCGTTTTTTTCGAATGCAACGTAcatcaaaacaaaaaagtgaCAACTGCAATCTGTACAACACTTAAACGAAACGATAGAATGCAAATAATCAACATCGCAGCAGACGGCCCCCGAGGAACAGCGAACCGTGACAGCTCCGTACAGAAATTACCAGCAGTATGACGAGTGTAAGAAATAGGCAAAATAATAAAAGTGAACAAGTATAATACATATTGATTGTGCGATTTTATGCGTCCGAATCCTTTATACATGCTGGCCTTTCTGAGGATGCAGAGAAGGCTCCTAATTATGGTTTGACCGATAGTGTTTCCAACCGCCTTACAATGTTGAACCGATAAGGTTTGTATGGCGAAACCATCGTTATTATGGGTTCTATTACAGAAGATAAGTTTTTTGGATTCTCTCTTAGACCTCTGTAGTGCTAAAAATCCCCCATTGATCGCATAAACAAATTGATGAGCAATTGATACTCCAAGTGACGAAATTTACATTTTACAAATTCATTACTAAAACGAGATAGATCATCGAAGTTTCGGAGAATCAAATTCACACAGAAATACGTAATATTGTATATTACTTACAGTAGAAACTGTACACATACAATAAACAACAGAAAAAGAACTAAACAACGTGGGAACTATTTTTTCCGCTTACCTCCGCCCACCTTGCTGACTTTTTTAGTCGATTTGTTAAACGATTTTTGCCCTCTTGCCTTTGAAAATGTGTTTTCCGCCTTACCAGACCGACCGTGCTTCTTACTGACAAACCGCTTCTTCCCACTCTGCATCCGATTTTTGCCGCTAAAACGCGACTGCTCCCAAGCCATTTGCTTCATGGACGCATTATCTTTGTTGAAAACTTCTCCTAGCGTACCGTGTGATTTATCCTTCGAGGTGACATTTCGCTCGAGCATCTCCGAGAAATCATCGGCCGCAGCAAATAGTGAGTTGAAGTCATTCGTCTTCAGCTTCTTCTGGAACTCTTTAGCATCAATGCCAGACGTCTTCTTTCGCTTTCGGGACTTTTCGGATACTTCTAGCTCGTCAATATCTGAATCTTCTTCATCGCTGCCACCTTCATCCAAAGACACGCTACCACCATCACTAAACACATCGCCATCGTTATCATCATCAGCAAATTCATCCTCATCCATATCGTCGATGTCTTGCGCATCATCCCAATCGCCAAAGtcttcgtcatcatcatcatcagcatcgctACCCTCACCCGGTGCTGCTTTTTTGAacttctttttatctttttgctTGGCTAAATCCTGTTCGAACTCGCGAATAAAATCTACTTCTTTATCCATGTCAGCTGCACCATCGTTTCCGCCGGGCACACCCAGACGATCCAGATATGACTCGAATTCGTCGTCGTCCAACGATTCCGCATCCGAATCTGCATTTTCATCATCAATAATTCCTGCTTCAGCCTTCTTCGCTTTGGCATACTCCTTTgcggcttcaattttttcacgtTTCTGTTCCAGAAACCTAGATGAAAAACCGAATTCTTTAAATCTATATTTTATACAAAAACAGTATTCCTTACCGAAAGATGTACCGTTCATCTTCGGTGCATTGTTGGCTGGTAAGCGAATGCACGGGCAAGCCGCGGGAACCGCTCGGTACATAGTCACCTTTCCGCTGAGCAACTCCCAATGGCCTTTTACGGGGTACCTCTTTCCCATCTTCATCCACTtctgtttttggttttttaggATTTTTAAACGCAAATCTGTCCAGAAAATGACCCAACGAGAAGTCCCTTAGTGGATCACCGTAGTATGTAAGGGCAGTTCCTATAAATGACGAAAACGAGTCTTTAACTTTGTTAATCAGAAAAACGACAACTACTCACCATTGATAATGCTCTGAGCAAAGTTTTGCACCGTTGGGTGAAAATATTCCAAATATCGATTAAGTTCATACTTAAGAGTATATCTAGCACCAGCATACTCCGAAGCCCGATGGAACGGGTCGTACTCTGTTACCTGGCGTCCAGATTCCAACTTTATTTCTGCTTGGTTCTCACTTCGAATACCTTCTTCTGGTTTGATCTCTTCGGAAGGATCGCATCCGTCGTGATTGAGATGCTTACGTTTTCGAAGCACTTTATTGACGACAATCAAGACGCCGCAGACCCGCGATGGCGGGAAATAAAAGGCAACCTGTAGTAACCGTTTGATGAATGCCTGTCCCCGGTCTGGTAATGGATCGTTCTGAATCGCACGGTGGATGATATAGAAAAAGATGTTCGATATTCGTGGTCCTATTGTTGCCAACTGAGGATCCAATAACTTTCGATAAAGTGCATTGTAGAACCGATTTTGCTCCGAACCTCTCTTTTCAGTGATTTCCAGCAGTAGAGAAAGCGCCTGGCAAGCAATGGAAATATCCGCTAAATGAATCAATCGATAAACCGTGTTGAGTACTTCCGGTTTAACGAAATCAGCTATGTCAACATCCCGTTTAATGTTTCCAATGGCTTTACGCAGGCATGCGAGAATTGCTTGCATGGTTCTAGAGTTTACCTCGCCTTTTTcggtcaaaattttgaaaaaggaaaaacatATATTGATCATTTTTTCACAGGAGTTAAAATCTCCGTATTTACTTATGGCTGCTAGAAAGCTTAGCCCATAGTGCTGAGCGCTCGGTGATACATTGTTTCTAAACAACAACTTCTCTGTTTCGGTGACAATTATTGGACACATGGCTGAAT encodes:
- the LOC129726120 gene encoding CCAAT/enhancer-binding protein zeta; translated protein: MAINDSTKGDRKDKAGKQKSALKPHGTVKTEKKKIIFNDEGEQHEVPVELADTTANEPNSDKKSKVKKKHRPANTLQESSDKIENRWYEHFDGYNTVGVLVELKDAEVAELRKLCQNAFDAECRNLSKNDPSDAKWLRTALEKGTSRDRANAGALLVQTNPLCNLSALETVVGMVKLSNKGHLDVAEILTELMLNSLLPPFRKLISIPLRGADWKNVRKQDLEKGLRDQIFAHWHFEDALRDVYFTFLNNLSALIQTGQDNSKMKVIQYASKLFTMIPEKEAYLLSMLVNKLGDPGKKIAVKAMYHLSEVVKKHSAMCPIIVTETEKLLFRNNVSPSAQHYGLSFLAAISKYGDFNSCEKMINICFSFFKILTEKGEVNSRTMQAILACLRKAIGNIKRDVDIADFVKPEVLNTVYRLIHLADISIACQALSLLLEITEKRGSEQNRFYNALYRKLLDPQLATIGPRISNIFFYIIHRAIQNDPLPDRGQAFIKRLLQVAFYFPPSRVCGVLIVVNKVLRKRKHLNHDGCDPSEEIKPEEGIRSENQAEIKLESGRQVTEYDPFHRASEYAGARYTLKYELNRYLEYFHPTVQNFAQSIINGTALTYYGDPLRDFSLGHFLDRFAFKNPKKPKTEVDEDGKEVPRKRPLGVAQRKGDYVPSGSRGLPVHSLTSQQCTEDERYIFRFLEQKREKIEAAKEYAKAKKAEAGIIDDENADSDAESLDDDEFESYLDRLGVPGGNDGAADMDKEVDFIREFEQDLAKQKDKKKFKKAAPGEGSDADDDDDEDFGDWDDAQDIDDMDEDEFADDDNDGDVFSDGGSVSLDEGGSDEEDSDIDELEVSEKSRKRKKTSGIDAKEFQKKLKTNDFNSLFAAADDFSEMLERNVTSKDKSHGTLGEVFNKDNASMKQMAWEQSRFSGKNRMQSGKKRFVSKKHGRSGKAENTFSKARGQKSFNKSTKKVSKVGGGKRKK